The Coffea eugenioides isolate CCC68of unplaced genomic scaffold, Ceug_1.0 ScVebR1_1989;HRSCAF=2935, whole genome shotgun sequence genome includes the window ATGAAAGATTTCGATAGAAGTCCCATAACAACTTCGATGGAACTTGGTATCGGAGTAGATGAGCACGCGGCCTTGATTTTAAGTAAAGCCAAGGCGGAATGATCAAACACGAACCTGCTGGTGACAAAGTTATGCTTTTCTTTGGTTTGATTGTGGAAGTTGGAACGTGAATAGGTAGATAAACTTGGATCAGGAGGAAATACAGAAGACGAAATAAAACTAGGATTTACTTGTTTTGATGACTCGTTACGTGCTCTAGCTGCCCAAGAGTTTAGGAATGTCAATCGCGAGAGACCATCAACAATCTTGTGAGAGGCGTACAGGCCAATGGCAATGCCACCGCAATAAAAAATGTTGGTTTGAATCATGACAAGATGAGTCTTGGAAAGTAGTTCCTCAGAGTTAGGATGAAATGGAAGCAACTGATGTATCATTTGATTTGTAGGCTGCTTAAGAAACTCCGAAAGTTGGATATTCACGCGAGCTTCAGCATAGTAGACGACTTCATCATTGCACTGGATTTCGAAGTCATCTTTGATCCTTCCTGCAAGAGGATAAAATGGTACCAAAGTTTCCGAGAGGGATCTCTTTAAACGTTGTCTTTCTGAAATGACATCAGTAAGATTGGAGCTTTGCTTGTTTGGGTAGAAAAAGACAAGTGGACTTGAGTAGATGTGACCTATAAGCTGGTCGAAAATTGAAAGCCTGTGAATTCTCAGGTGTTCCGGGGTTGGAGATTCCGGTTTGATTTCTTCGCGTGAGATGATCTTGACGTCCATATCTGCAATATTTTGATGTTACTGGCGTGACTGCTGATGAGTGATGACCAATATCGCAGGAGTCCAGGGTATATACCTAGTAAACAACCATGGGAAAATAATTTAATTAGGAGTAAAATTAGTCTTTACTAAAATATGCAACAAGATGGGGAGAGATGAGCACACATTTGTGCAGTAGGAAAGTTTACTTTTGGGACATATGCTAATATATTGCAGACAAATAATCAGGAAAGCATATGCATGATATGGTGTCGAAAGGAAAAGAATATGCATCTAGGGTAAAAATTGACGATTTAGATCATATTTGATTTTCTAATAGTCTTCATGATAACTCGATTGCTCTGACTAATTTAACCTCTGCCAGCAGTAGAAAAAGTTAATTATGGTAAAGAGATGAGTGAGACATTACtcaaattttattataaaaaattattcaaaattagttcaaaaatataatcaaggaaaaaaaaattaatgacaaGGAAACCTATGATCCGTGTGACTCCTCATTTTTTTGGCTATCCAATGACACGTCATCTTGAATATTGAACGTGTACGTAATGTTTAGATCCCATGACTTGAAaagattaacaaaaaaaatgcgTGGCGAAAGTTGTAATGAGAGATGAGAAGTAGAAATTCTGGAAGTAGGCTAGGAGGTCACGTGATTGAACTGGGAATCTTGGACCAAATTGAGTCATTGAGATTTCTGAAGAAAGTCACAACCCGATTTGATCGATTTCAACAAATTTGATTAGGTTTGACCAATTTTTCATCACTTTTCAGCTTTAGCATTCGATTGGATCAGTGTCATGATCGATTCTTGGTTCAACGATTCGAACCGAGAGGCCGACCAGTTGTAGTATACAAATGCTCGATCATGTAAATGCTCCATCTTTTTGGCTTGAATTTCTTCATTGGGGTGAAGAAAGTAATTAACATTGCAAAGTGGTAGGTTCCTTGATAAAAACTCAGAACTGTATCAGAGAACATAGTAAACCTCTGTGCATATTACTGAAAAAATCCATGCATGTTCAGTAAATTAGTTAAATACTCTTGACAATAGTCATAtgatatacaaaaaaaaacagGTGACTGAGCAGTAT containing:
- the LOC113756109 gene encoding BAHD acyltransferase At5g47980-like; protein product: MDVKIISREEIKPESPTPEHLRIHRLSIFDQLIGHIYSSPLVFFYPNKQSSNLTDVISERQRLKRSLSETLVPFYPLAGRIKDDFEIQCNDEVVYYAEARVNIQLSEFLKQPTNQMIHQLLPFHPNSEELLSKTHLVMIQTNIFYCGGIAIGLYASHKIVDGLSRLTFLNSWAARARNESSKQVNPSFISSSVFPPDPSLSTYSRSNFHNQTKEKHNFVTSRFVFDHSALALLKIKAACSSTPIPSSIEVVMGLLSKSFINATKVKYGTTLFVDDFNPELPLLVHQISDAIASIDGDFVEGIKGDDRLLKLIGSKKHLREKYSYNAESFPLSSVCRSGLYEADFGWGKPIWACLGSGDTDPYGVGNLVILMDTRSGEGIEAWVTVKEELMAIFEKNQELLAFASLNPSPLEI